A genomic region of Taeniopygia guttata chromosome 28, bTaeGut7.mat, whole genome shotgun sequence contains the following coding sequences:
- the NRTN gene encoding neurturin has protein sequence MKVWKFAAIASMLLSSMLSILVCRDMFSGSREFSPLPSSPSSSRDSSSSSSSSSSSSSSSSSLLAAPRRSPRALQRHGSLLAQYSALLESYTEGEIRQLISALVERYRQAMNSGGHELPLFPRAGSRRKRARARHKPCELRELEVSVSELGLGYESDETVLFRYCSGTCEAAVRSYDLSLKSMRSRRKIRKEKIRARPCCRPLAYDDDVSFLDAYNRYYTVNELSAKECGCV, from the exons ATGAAGGTATGGAAGTTTGCAGCCATTGCATCGATGCTCCTCAGTTCCATGTTATCCATTTTAGTTTGTAGAGACATGTTCAGCGGAAGCCGGGAATTCAGCCCCTTGCCTTCCTCGCCGTCTTCCTCACgggattcctcctcctcctcctcctcttcttcctcctcctcctcctcctcctcctcgctgcTGGCGGCTCCGCGGAGATCCCCACGGGCCCTGCAACGCCACGGCTCTCTGCTGGCCCAGT ACAGCGCCTTGCTGGAGAGCTACACGGAGGGCGAGATCCGCCAGCTGATCTCGGCGCTGGTGGAGCGCTACCGCCAGGCCATGAACTCGGGCGGGCACGAGCTGCCGCTGTTCCCTCGCGCCGGCAGCCGCAGGAAACGCGCCCGCGCCCGCCACAAACCCTGCGAGCTGCGCGAGCTGGAGGTCAGCGTCAGCGAGCTGGGCCTGGGCTACGAGTCGGACGAGACGGTTCTGTTCCGCTACTGCAGCGGCACCTGCGAGGCCGCCGTGCGCAGCTACGACCTCTCCCTCAAGAGCATGAGGAGCCGCAGAAAGATCCGGAAGGAGAAGATCCGGGCCCGGCCGTGCTGCAGGCCGCTGGCCTACGACGACGACGTGTCCTTCCTGGACGCCTACAACCGCTACTACACCGTCAACGAGCTGTCGGCCAAGGAGTGCGGCTGCGTGTGA